In Paenacidovorax monticola, the genomic window CTCCAGCTCGCGCTGGAACAGCGCCTCGTCAAAATAGCTCGAAACTGGTAGTTGGCTTGCGGCCTGCTGCAGTTGAAGACTTAAATCAGACATGGGTGACCTGACCTAAAGACTCCCCACAGGGAGGGTGCGCGTGCGCACGGGTGAAAAAAGACAAAACCGGCCGGGACAGAAACACCCTGGGCCGGCTCGACGGGAATGGGATTATAGGCGGTGGGGTTATTCCCGTATCCCCCATGCGTGTATTGGTCCGTCGTGCTTGCACAGGCCTTAGACATCGCTCCCGACGCCAAGGTGGCGGGAGCGCCTAAAATCGACCGTTTTCATCCGCGCCCTCCGTCGCACCACCTCCATGCCCAAGGCCCCTGCCGCACCTCCTGCCCCCGCTGAACCCGCCAGCTACGAAGCCGCGCTGGAAGAGCTCGAGCAGTTGGTGGGCCGCATCGAGTCGGGCCAGCTGCCGCTGGACGAGATGCTGGCCGGCTACCAGCGCGCGGCCAGGCTGCTGGCTTTCTGCCGCGCCCGGCTCGAGGCCGTGCAGGACCAGATCAAGGTACTGGACGAAGGGGCGCTGCAGCCATGGACGCAAGAGTGACCAGTTCCTTGACGAGTTCCGCTTCTGCCGCCACGGGCGGCGCGTTCGACTTGGCTGCCTGGAGCGGCCGCCATCTGGACCGCGTGGAGCAGGCCCTGTCGCGGTGGGTCCCGCTCGATGCGCCCGCCGGCCTGGGCGAGGCCATGCGCTATGCCGTGCTCGATGGCGGCAAGCGGCTGCGGCCGCTGCTGGTGCTGGCCGCGGGCGAGGCCGTTGGCGGCCAGGAGGAGCCGGCGTTGCGGGCCGCGTGCGCCGTGGAGCTGATCCACGCCTATTCCCTCGTGCACGACGACATGCCCTGCATGGACAACGACGTGCTGCGCCGGGGCAAGCCCACGGTGCATGTGCAGTTTGGCGAGGCGCAGGCGCTGCTCGCGGGCGATGCGCTGCAGGCGCTGGCCTTCGAGCTGCTGGCGCCCGACGGCGACCAGGTTCCCGCCCACGTGCAGGCCACGCTGTGCCGGCTGCTCGCGCGTGCGGCCGGATCGAGCGGCATGGCCGGCGGCCAGGCCATCGACCTCGCCAGCGTGGGCCTGTCGCTGACCGAGGACCAGCTGCGCCAGATGCACCGCCTCAAGACCGGCGCGCTGCTGCAGGGCAGCGTGATGATGGGGGCGGCCTGCGGCCAGGCCGCTGCCACGGCGCTGGCAGCCCTCGAACGCTATGGGGCCGCGCTGGGCCTAGCATTCCAGGTGGTGGACGACATTCTCGATGTGACGGCCGACTCCGCCACGCTGGGCAAGACGGCCGGCAAGGACGCTGCGAGCGACAAGCCCACCTACGTTTCCCTGCTGGGCCTGTCGCGCGCGCGCGCTCATGCCGACGAGCTGCTGCACGAGGCGCATGCCGCCCTGGCGGCGAGCGGGCTGCCCGACACCCGGGCGCTGGCCGCGCTGGCCGATATGGTGGTGAATCGCTCGCACTGACCCGCCCATGCCGTAAACGCTGCCGGCCGCATACCCCGTGCCGGCCGCCATCCAAAAGAAGAGTCCATGTCCACGACCCCCTATCCCCTGCTCACGAGCGTTGACGATCCGGCGGATCTGCGCCGCCTTTCGCGCGCCGAGCTCAAGCAGCTCGCCACCGAGCTGCGTGCCTTCGTGCTCGACAGCGTGTCCAAGACCGGCGGGCACCTGAGTTCGAACCTCGGGACCGTGGAGCTCACGGTGGCGCTGCACCATGTCTTCCACACACCCGAAGACCGGCTCGTGTGGGACGTGGGCCACCAGACCTATCCCCACAAGATCCTCACGGGCCGGCGCGAGCGCATGGCCACGCTGCGCCAGCTGGGCGGCCTCTCGGGCTTTCCGCAGCGCGCCGAGAGCGAATACGACACCTTCGGCACGGCGCATTCGTCCACGAGCATCTCGGCGGCCCTCGGCATGGCGCTGGCCGCCAAGCAGCGCGGTGAGGAGCGCCACTGCGTGGCCATCATCGGCGACGGCGCGATGACGGCCGGCATGGCCTTCGAGGCGCTCAACAACGCGGGCGTGGCCGACGCGAACCTGCTGGTCATCCTCAATGACAACGACATGAGCATCAGCCCGCCCGTGGGCGCGCTCAACCGCTATCTGGCCCAGCTCATGAGCGGCCAGTTCTACGCCAAGGCCCGCGACGTGGGCAAGAGCGTGCTCAAGAACGCGCCGCCGCTGCTGGAGCTGGCCAAGCGCTTCGAGCAGCAGGCCAAGGGCATGGTGGTGCCGGCCACGCTGTTCGAGAAGTTCGGCTTCAACTACATCGGCCCCATCGACGGGCACGACCTCGACTCGCTCATCCCCACGCTCGAGAACATCAAGGGCCTGAAGGGGCCGCAGTTCCTGCACGTGGTCACCAAGAAGGGCCAGGGCTACAAGCTGGCCGAGGCGGATCCCGTGGCGTACCACGGCCCGGGCAAGTTCGATCCCGAGGTGGGCCTCACCAAGCCCGCCACCCCTCCGAAGCAGACCTTCACACAGGTCTTCGGCCAGTGGCTGTGCGACATGGCCGCACGCGACATGCGCCTCGTGGGCATCACGCCCGCCATGCGCGAGGGCTCTGGCATGGTCGAGTTCCACCAGCGCTTCCCCGATCGCTATTACGACGTGGGCATTGCCGAGCAGCATGCCGTCACCTTCGCGGGCGGCATGGCCTGCGAGGGGGTGAAGCCCGTGGTGGCGATCTACTCCACCTTCCTGCAGCGTGCCTACGACCAATTGATCCACGATGTGGCGCTGCAGAACCTGCCCGTGGTGTTCGCGCTCGACCGTGCGGGCCTCGTGGGCGCGGACGGCGCCACCCATGCGGGTGCCTACGACATCGCCTTCGTCCGCTGCATTCCGAACATGAGCCTGGCCTGCCCGGCCGACGAGCGCGAGTGCCGCCAGCTGCTGAGCACGGCCTACGAGCAGAACCACCCGGTGGCCGTGCGCTACCCGCGTGGCAGCGGCGCGGGCGTGGCGCCGCTGGCAGACCTGGATGGCCTGCCGTTCGGCAAGGGCGAGATCCGGCGCCAGCGCAAGGGTGCAGCCGGCAACGGGCCGCGCATCGCGATCCTGGCGTTCGGCACGCTGCTGTACCCGGCGCTGGCGGCTGGCGAGGCGCTGGACGCCACGGTGGCCAACATGCGTTGGGTCAAGCCGCTCGATACCGCGCTGCTGCTCGAAATCGCGGCCAGCCACGATGCGCTGGTGACCGTGGAGGAAGGCTCCGTCATGGGCGGTGCGGGCAGCGCCGTGTGCGAGGCGCTCAATGCCGCGGGCCTGGCTCTGCCCGTGCTGCAGCTGGGCCTGCCCGACGCGTTCATCGAGCATGGCGATCCCGCCAAGCTGCTGGCGCTGCAGGGGCTCGACGCCGCAGGCATCCAGCGCGCGATCACGCAGCGCTTCATCGCCGCAAGCTGATCCGGGCCTGCCCGGCTGCGGGTACTACGGTAGGCCAGGGAAGGCCTCCGCTCCTACAATTGCAACCAGCGGTTTCGGCCGCGCAGTTGTCCAAGGTGGCGCGAAGACCATCCATTCCGGAGACCCTTCCCCATGGATCGTCGTTTCATCCTCAGGCATGCCGGCATCGCCGGCGTGCTCGCCACCGGCGCCGCGCCCGCCGTGCATGCGCAGCCCGTGGTGCGTTGGCGCCTCGTGTCCAGCTTCCCCAAGTCGCTCGACACGATCTATGGCGCGGGGGAGGTGTTCGCGCAGGCCGTGCGGGCCATGTCCAATGGCCGCTTCGACATCCAGGTCCACGCGGGCGGCGAGCTGCTGCCGGCCTTCGGGGTGCTCGATGCCGTGCAGACTGGTGCCATGGAGGTGGCGCACACGGCACCCTACTACTTTTACGCCAAGCACCCGGCGTTCGCGCTCGGCTCGGCCATTCCCTTCGGCTTCAACGCGCGCCAGATGAGCGCCTGGATGCTGCATGGCAATGGTCGCAAGCTCATGAACGAGTTTTACGCGGGCTACAACATCGTGAGCTTCGCGGGCGGCAACACGGGCACGCAGATGGGGGGCTGGTACCTCAAGGAGCTGCGCACGCTGGCTGATTTCAAGGGCCTGAAGATGCGTCTGGGCGGCGGCCTGGCGGGCGAGGTGATGTCCCGCCTCGGCGTGGTGCCGGTGGACCTGCCGGGCGGCGAGACCTACCAGGCCCTGCGCAACGGCACCATCGACGCGGCGGAGTGGATCGGGCCGCACGACGACCAGAAGCTCGGCCTGCACAAGGCTGCTTCCTATTACTACTATCCTGGTTGGTGGGAGGGAGGGCCCGAGATGGACTTCTACATCCACCGCAAGGCCTTCGACGCGCTGTCGGCCGAGCACAAGGCCATCGTGCAGGGGGCGGCTGCCATCGCGCATGCCGACATGCTGGGCAAGTACGACGCGCGCAACCCCACGGCGCTCAAGCAGCTCGTGGCAGCCAAGACCCGCGTGCAGCCGTTCTCGCAGACCGTGATGGACGCGGCCTTCCGTGCCTCGCTGGAGGTGTTCGCGGACAACGACGCGCGCAGCCCCGAATGGAAGAAGATCTACGCCGACATGCGCAACTTCCAGCGCGACCAGATCCTGTGGTTCCGTTTCGCCGAGTCGCGCTACGACACCTACCTCTCGGCGCAGAAGATCTGAGCGCACCGCGCGCCCCAATGCTTGCAGAAGCCTGAATCCCCAGGGCCGCGCGGCCGGCTTCGCGGGAAAACCCGTAAGAGGGGGGCGGGGTCTGTTCCTAAAATCGTTTTGGCTCAAAAAGTCCTTGGACAAGGGCGTCTCGCGCCCCTGCCAGGTTTTGCAATCAATAAGGAGATCACTTCATGGACCGTCGTTCCATCCTCAAGCATGCTGGCATCGCCGGTGTGCTCGCCGCAGGGGCCGCCCCTGCCGTGCACGCGCAGGCCACCATCCGCTGGCGCCTGGCTTCCAGCTTCCCCAAGTCGCTGGACACCATCTATGGCACGGCCGAAGTCTTTTCCAAGAAGGTCAGCGAGGCCACGGGCGGCAAGTTCCAGATCTCGGTGCATGCCGGCGGCGAACTGATGCCCGCTTTCGGTGTGGTGGACGGCGTGCAGAGCGCGGCCGTGGAAATGGCGCACACCGCGCCCTACTACTTCTACGGCAAGGACCCGACCTTCTGCCTGGGCTGCGCCGTGCCCTTCGGCCTGAACTCCCGCCAGATGTCTGCCTGGATGTACGAAGGCAACGGCCTCAAGCTGATGCGCGAGTTCTATGCCGGCTACAACATCATCAACCTGCCCGGCGGCAACACGGGCGCGCAGATGGGCGGCTGGTTCCGCAAGGAAATCAAGTCGGTCGCCGACCTCAAGGGCCTGAAGTTCCGTACCAACCCCTTCGCGGGCAAGGTGCTGGAGCCCTTCGGTGTGATTCCCCAGTCCATCCCCGGCGCTGATCTGTACCCCGCGCTGGAAAAGGGCACGATCGACGCTCTGGAGTGGGTGGGCCCTTATGACGACCAGAAGCTCGGCTTCAACAAGGTCGCTCCGTTCTACTACTACCCCGGCTGGTGGGAAGGCGGCCCGCAGCTCGACTTCTACATCAACAACAAGGCCTGGGAGGCGCTGCCTGCCGAGTACAAGTCCATCGTGGAAGCTGCCGCGTCGCATGCGCACATCACCATGCAGGCCAAGTACGACGTCAAGAACCCCACCGCGCTCAAGCAGATGGTGGGCACGGGCACCAAGCTGCGTCCGTTCAGCAACGAGATCATGGCCGCGGCTTTCAAGTCGGCCCAGCAGATCTACTCCGACCTGAACAACAGCAACCCGGCCTGGAAGAAGATCTACCCCGACTATTCCAAGTTCCTGGCTGAGCAGAACTCCTGGTTCCGCTTCAGCGAAGGGCTGTTCGACCGCTTCATGCAACAGCAGAAGCTGTAAGACGGGCAGCACAAACAAAAGCCCCGCCGGAGAAATCCGGCGGGGCTTTTTTCTTTGCGGTGCGTGGCGGGGGGCTACGGGGTTTTCGAGCTCTGCTGGCGCACGACCGATTCGCCGAATGCAACCAGCAAGGCGGGGTCGGACGAATGGATCCAGGTGAGGCTGCCATTGCGCCGGCGCACGAGCATGCGGGGCGAGACGATGAACCGCAGCCAGGGCCAGTGCACGATCTTGAAGGTGGCGACCTCGTGGGCCTTCACATGTTTGTCCCAGAGCCAGGTCTGCACCAGTTCGCCGTTGGCGTAGCGGGTGCGGCTGAACACCATCCACCAGCCCACCCAGACGATGAGCACGGTCGCGAGGGCGAAGGTGGACAGGCTGGTGAAGTTCCACTGCGCGCCGCGCAGGGTGGGCAGCGACCACAGCGCGAAGGCCGCCAGCGCCGCCACGATCACGACCGCCAGCGCACGCACGAGTGGCGGGTAGGCGGCGCTGTCGCTGGGGGCGGGCTGTGCGGCGTGATCTCCGGCTGGGGTCATTGGGGCTGGAGGCGCTGGGTTCCGCCGCCGGGGCGCTACCGCCGGGCTGCTCTGCCCCCGGCGCGTTGCCGAAGGGGTTGTCCAGGTCGATGTTGCCTTCTCCCTGCATGGTCTCGGCAGGCGCTTCCAGCTGCACCTTGTCCAGATCCACCTGGACTTCCTTGTCGAGGAAGACGGTCACGGTCTGCGGGAAGAAGATCACGATGGCCACCAGGATCAGCTGCATCACCACCCAGGGGATGGAGCCCATGTAGATGTCGCTGGACTTGACGGGGCGGTCGATACGCTTTTCCTTGAACAGCGTGTCGGAGATGCCGCGCAGGTAGAACAGCGCGAAGCCGAACGGCGGATGCATGAACGAGGTCTGCATGTTCACGCACAGCAGCACGCCGAACCACACAAGGTCGATGCCCAGCTTGTGGGCCACGGGGCCCAGCAGCGGCAGGATGATGAAGGCGATCTCGAAGAAGTCGAGGAAGAACGCCAGGAAGAAGATGAAGATGTTCACCACGATCAGGAAGCCGATCTGGCCGCCCGGCAGGTCGCTGAGCATGTGCTCGATCCAGACGGCGCCGTCAACGCCCTGGAACACCAGCGAGAACACGCGCGAGCCGATCAGGATGAACACCACCATGGCCGTGAGGCGCATCGTGCCGTCCATGGCTTCCTTGAGCAGGGCCCAGTTCAGGCGCTTGTGGATGGCGGCGAGGATCAGCGAGCCCACGGCGCCCATGGCGCCGGCTTCCGTCGGCGTGGCGATGGCGTGGTCCATGAAGGGCAGGCCACCCATGGAGCCCAGCACCGCGAAGATCAGGATGGCCGAGGGGATGATGCCGCGCAGGCACTTGCCCCACAGCGCCCAGCCGTGCAGCGTGCGCGCCGTCTTGGGCAGGCCGGGCACGTACTCGGGGCGGATGCGGCCCAGGATGAAGGTGTAGAGCGCGAAGATCAGCACCTGCAGGATGGCGGGGCCCCAGGCGCCCTTGTACATGTCGCCCACCGAGCGGCCGAGCTGGTCGGCCATGACGATCAGCACCAGGGACGGCGGCACCAGCTGCGTGATGGTGCCCGACGCGGCCAGCACGCCCGTGGAGTAGCGCATGTTGT contains:
- the xseB gene encoding exodeoxyribonuclease VII small subunit — translated: MPKAPAAPPAPAEPASYEAALEELEQLVGRIESGQLPLDEMLAGYQRAARLLAFCRARLEAVQDQIKVLDEGALQPWTQE
- a CDS encoding polyprenyl synthetase family protein, with the translated sequence MDARVTSSLTSSASAATGGAFDLAAWSGRHLDRVEQALSRWVPLDAPAGLGEAMRYAVLDGGKRLRPLLVLAAGEAVGGQEEPALRAACAVELIHAYSLVHDDMPCMDNDVLRRGKPTVHVQFGEAQALLAGDALQALAFELLAPDGDQVPAHVQATLCRLLARAAGSSGMAGGQAIDLASVGLSLTEDQLRQMHRLKTGALLQGSVMMGAACGQAAATALAALERYGAALGLAFQVVDDILDVTADSATLGKTAGKDAASDKPTYVSLLGLSRARAHADELLHEAHAALAASGLPDTRALAALADMVVNRSH
- the dxs gene encoding 1-deoxy-D-xylulose-5-phosphate synthase, which gives rise to MSTTPYPLLTSVDDPADLRRLSRAELKQLATELRAFVLDSVSKTGGHLSSNLGTVELTVALHHVFHTPEDRLVWDVGHQTYPHKILTGRRERMATLRQLGGLSGFPQRAESEYDTFGTAHSSTSISAALGMALAAKQRGEERHCVAIIGDGAMTAGMAFEALNNAGVADANLLVILNDNDMSISPPVGALNRYLAQLMSGQFYAKARDVGKSVLKNAPPLLELAKRFEQQAKGMVVPATLFEKFGFNYIGPIDGHDLDSLIPTLENIKGLKGPQFLHVVTKKGQGYKLAEADPVAYHGPGKFDPEVGLTKPATPPKQTFTQVFGQWLCDMAARDMRLVGITPAMREGSGMVEFHQRFPDRYYDVGIAEQHAVTFAGGMACEGVKPVVAIYSTFLQRAYDQLIHDVALQNLPVVFALDRAGLVGADGATHAGAYDIAFVRCIPNMSLACPADERECRQLLSTAYEQNHPVAVRYPRGSGAGVAPLADLDGLPFGKGEIRRQRKGAAGNGPRIAILAFGTLLYPALAAGEALDATVANMRWVKPLDTALLLEIAASHDALVTVEEGSVMGGAGSAVCEALNAAGLALPVLQLGLPDAFIEHGDPAKLLALQGLDAAGIQRAITQRFIAAS
- a CDS encoding TRAP transporter substrate-binding protein, whose product is MDRRFILRHAGIAGVLATGAAPAVHAQPVVRWRLVSSFPKSLDTIYGAGEVFAQAVRAMSNGRFDIQVHAGGELLPAFGVLDAVQTGAMEVAHTAPYYFYAKHPAFALGSAIPFGFNARQMSAWMLHGNGRKLMNEFYAGYNIVSFAGGNTGTQMGGWYLKELRTLADFKGLKMRLGGGLAGEVMSRLGVVPVDLPGGETYQALRNGTIDAAEWIGPHDDQKLGLHKAASYYYYPGWWEGGPEMDFYIHRKAFDALSAEHKAIVQGAAAIAHADMLGKYDARNPTALKQLVAAKTRVQPFSQTVMDAAFRASLEVFADNDARSPEWKKIYADMRNFQRDQILWFRFAESRYDTYLSAQKI
- a CDS encoding TRAP transporter substrate-binding protein; translation: MDRRSILKHAGIAGVLAAGAAPAVHAQATIRWRLASSFPKSLDTIYGTAEVFSKKVSEATGGKFQISVHAGGELMPAFGVVDGVQSAAVEMAHTAPYYFYGKDPTFCLGCAVPFGLNSRQMSAWMYEGNGLKLMREFYAGYNIINLPGGNTGAQMGGWFRKEIKSVADLKGLKFRTNPFAGKVLEPFGVIPQSIPGADLYPALEKGTIDALEWVGPYDDQKLGFNKVAPFYYYPGWWEGGPQLDFYINNKAWEALPAEYKSIVEAAASHAHITMQAKYDVKNPTALKQMVGTGTKLRPFSNEIMAAAFKSAQQIYSDLNNSNPAWKKIYPDYSKFLAEQNSWFRFSEGLFDRFMQQQKL